In Luteolibacter sp. Y139, a genomic segment contains:
- a CDS encoding fasciclin domain-containing protein → MKTKITRLALLLAIGSLMPVAYAQEKTTKEKETKTTVVEEKVVVGPEKGSIAAALGDSATFSILTKALQVTGLDATLGSHKGTFTIFAPTDEAFSKLPAGTLDKLMLPENNEKLRSLLLFHVLPGSFAMADLKNGEIKTMNGEKVEIDIKSDTKQVEDSKIFKSDVVATNGIIHSVDKVMVPHSLDGFAKLDEK, encoded by the coding sequence ATGAAAACGAAAATCACACGACTAGCCCTCCTCCTTGCCATCGGCTCACTGATGCCCGTGGCTTACGCGCAGGAGAAGACCACCAAGGAAAAGGAAACCAAGACGACCGTCGTCGAAGAGAAGGTCGTGGTGGGCCCTGAGAAAGGTTCCATCGCTGCTGCTCTGGGCGACAGCGCCACGTTTTCCATCCTCACCAAGGCCCTCCAAGTGACGGGCCTCGACGCAACCCTTGGCAGCCACAAGGGCACCTTCACCATCTTCGCTCCGACTGACGAAGCGTTCTCGAAGCTGCCCGCCGGCACCTTGGACAAGCTGATGCTTCCGGAGAACAACGAGAAGCTGCGTTCGCTGCTCCTCTTCCACGTGCTCCCCGGCAGCTTCGCCATGGCTGACCTGAAGAACGGCGAGATCAAGACCATGAACGGCGAGAAGGTCGAAATCGACATCAAGTCGGACACCAAACAGGTGGAAGACTCGAAGATCTTCAAGTCCGACGTCGTCGCCACCAACGGCATCATCCACTCGGTGGACAAGGTGATGGTCCCCCATTCGCTCGATGGCTTCGCAAAGCTGGACGAGAAATAA